The Vibrio coralliirubri DNA window CATGGTTAGCAAGTACAAAACTAACACTACCTATTACGATTTTTGACGTATACGGTCGTCTAGGTATCGGTCACTTCCAAAGTAACCTAGGTGATACAGACGACATTTACTACGGTGTGGGTACAGGTGTAACTCTAGGTCCTGTTCGTATTGCACTGGAATACACAATGTACGAAGCAAAAATCGTAGACAACAGCTACGCACTAAGCGCTGAATTCCGCTTCTAATAGGGTAAACATTAAGGCTCCCTAGCCTTCCCTACACAATGAACACCATCAAGCCTCTGACATACCATCACGGGCCTTTTGCGTTGAATTCAAAACTGAACGTGATGAAGAAGCGAAACGAGCACTGTTTCCTTCGAATGATGCGAAGTAGAAGATGCTAGGGATTCAGTACTCTCCTAAGTGACAGCTAAACCTCAAACAAAAAGAGCCGATGAAATCGGCTCTTTGATCTTTATACCAATCGTACATGGACAAAATATACATCTCTCGTCAAACAGAAAAGTTACACGAAAAAGGAACCATCACTGACGCTTAAAGGTAAATGTACCGATATACGCCCCCGTAGTTCGATGAATTCCATCAACAAAATCGGCATCAGAAATATTGGATGTAAGAAGCTCTATATTCATTTTCGGGGAACTATCTGAATTAGCAGACCCAAAAGTAACTCCACTATCAGTCCCCGAGTCATACACCTTAAGGTCTACTTGAACTTGATCTACCCACGTTCCATTTTGGTAAAGGTTCAAGCTATCAACACCGACAAACCAATCCGGACTGGGAGCAACCATAGTAATTATGCTAACTAAAGGGAAATCTTCATCGATATCGAATGTTAATTCTAATTGACTCTGTCCATTAGGAAGTCCACCTCCTTCAATTAAGGATTGGCTGTTACCTAAATTTTGAATATCCCCAATTTCTGATTTGATGACATTAGTGCTGCCAGTCTCAGCTACTTCTTCAACACCAGGGCTAGATTGACTACCTCTTTGAAACAAGCTTGCTGATGTATTATGTGTCATTCCTATAAGTGGTGAGAAGTGAGAGTTTGAAGGGCTTTGTTGCGTAATTAAATTTAGAGATAGAGCCAACCCGTTTCGCTTGTTTCTTAGTCAATACGACAAGTTTCAGGCATACCTAACCCAGTAAGCTTGTTCAACGCTTTTATCATCGCGTAAGTTTCACCCACCTGGGCATTGTAATTTCTTAAGCTCAGTTTCCCTCCTAGCAACTGTTTAACTCGATACATCGCTGTTTCTGAGAGTGAACGTTTGTGGTATCCATACCGCTCTTTCCAATACTTATTTGAGTCGTATAATTTCTGGCAACCCACGGCGAAATTTCGAGGGTGACCACGCTCCCAGAAGGCAGCCCCTTCTCTTGGGGGAATAAGCGCAATAGCTCCCTTAATCTTAATAGCAGCGTGACACGCTCTCGTGTCGTAAGCGCCATCACCAGACACCTCAAGGATACTTCGGCGTGTTTGTTTCAGTAAGTTCGGGAGTACTTCTCCATCTGTAACCGTCGATAAACTTAGCTCGGCGGCAATGATCTCATGAGTGTTGGTATCGACTGCAATATGCAGCTTTCGCCAGACTCTACGCTTGCCATCCGTCCCATGTTTTTTGACTTTCCATTCACCTTCGCCATAAACCTTAAGGCCAGTAGCATCAATGGCTAGGTGCTGTATCGCTCCTCTCGTTTTAGTCTTAAATGAAACCTCAACTTGCTTGGCTCTACGACTGATGCAGGTGTAATGCGGACAACTTAACGGTACATGGGCTAACCTAAATATCGAGTCGATAAATCCTTGCAGCGCTCTCAATGGCATAGAAAAAACTCGTTTGACCATGAGTGCTGTCGTGATAGCTAAATCACTGAACCGACGCGGCCTACCGCGCTTATTCTGTTTGCTTTGCGCCCATCCGCTTATTGCTTCTTCATCAATCCAAAAAGTCAGAGAACCACGGTTAATGAGTGATCGGTTGTATTGCTTCCAGTTGGTTGTTTTATAACGAGGCTTAGGCATAGGACTACGAGATAGAGTGGAGGTAGCTGATCAGATCGTAGGTTCTTGATTTAGTTCCATTGAATTACGCAACAAAGCCAGTTTGAAGGGTAATTTGTCGGGAAGCTAGTCGAAGTCCAATTGCTCGAAAATGTGACTTTATACGATACTGCACTTTCAGGAATAGAAGAATTCGTAGAATCACTTGAGCCACCACCGCAAGCTGTAATTATAATACTTGATGCCAATAAGAGAGCGACTCTCCAGTTTAGTTGATTGCATTTCATAAGTTAGTTCTTATTCCTTAGATACAATTAATATAGACCTAAGAACAGTGATTAAAATTTCAACAAACATTCACAATACAAATAAAAAAATCAATATTACCCAAAAAAATCGCTGTAACCCTTAAGTATCAATGAATTGGTGATGATACATTTTAGCTCTCGGCTATATTTGGACATAAAAAGACCCCCAATAATTGGTGTCCAACTATTGGGGGTCAGTTCACAAAAGCGGCTTTTTGATATTAATTTTTAAACGACTCCACCAAACTTGGAGAACAACATGAAAAATATATCACTTAGAAAGTCAATCATTTCTCCCCGCAAAAGATTCAGATATTAGCGCATATTAGTTCTTGCCAAAATAATTCTATGACTACTTGCCTTAATCGCATTCTGGAACAAACATCTAAGCTTGCTCTGCAAAACCACCCCCCATTAAAAATCCAATACAATCAATAACTAAGAGTGATTTAAGGTTATATTACCCAATGTAATGCTCACCTATCATTGATACCCAACCTATCTTTGTCTACAAATGGCTGAAAATTCCTTTGTAATCAAAAAGTTAAAATATCCACACTATATTTATTAGCACATCAAAATAATATTAAATTGAAATGCTAATTCAAATAAGTAGTCGCTCTGATATTTTAAATTTTTATCAATGGGAATTAGGATTTAAAATGAACTCAGGCTGTCTAAGCGCCTTAATTGTAATGATATCGGGGCTTTTCTACACAGGCATGGGGTTTTCAGGACTAGAGAATCAGTTCGGTATATTATGGGCTGGAGCTGCATTGACCATCTTAATCGTATTTAACTTTACGCTACCACTTTCTATCGGTGCTTATTTTTACACGACAAATGTCTTAGGTTGGCACTGGTCTAGCGCATCATTATTTATGATAATACTAATCACCATCATAGTTCCTGCGCTCATTAAATCTGTTAATGGCATTTTAAATCCAACTTCTTTCGAAAAATAAAAACATACTACCAATGACGCTCTATCGCTATTTACCAAGTTTGAGAGATCAAAAAAGAGCCGCTAAAAAGCGGCTCAATTCTTAAAATTTTAATGTTGAAACAACCATATGTTGATATTTTTTTGATAACTTAGTTTTTGTTGTACAAGGCCTGTAAGAAAGTTACTTTCAACTCTGCGTCAGGGTTAGTTGAATGTCCTACCTCTGCAACCCAGTAAGGAGCGACTTTCCAAGCTTGGCCGACGCATTTGTCGCTGACTATCCAAGGATCCGGTGCGTTACCCCACGACCCTGAAGTTTCGCGAGACAACTTAGCCCAAAAGCTTGTAAATTCGAGCGCTTGTTAAGACTTGGTGACTAAATGTTCTTTTGTTCAGTGTTAGGACTGACAACTCAAGAATCCATGCGCAGAACGTCAAGGTATTGTTCTGAGTGCACGACCAACTCAATAAAAGCTTTCTCAGACAATATTCTTTGTGCCTCGACTTCAACTTGCAAAAAACGATACCTTTTACTTCCGAGCTTAATACCACCATTAGCTAAAACAACGCCTTTGTTCCTAATTTCTGGTGTCATACTAGGTACATTTAATAAATTAAAAGCTGTTTGATCATGGTTGTTTATTAAAAGGCTATGGCACCTAGGGTTATTCTTCAGTAAGTTTAAGATGCTGACCAAAAGAGTCATTCGACACGCTGGAAGACTACCAAAACACGAAACTACATATAAACTCGTACTGTTGGCAAGTTTATCGACAAAAGGGCACTCAGTTGTATCTACTTTTAGACTCTCGTTGCAACACCCTCTTTCAACAAATCCGTATAAAAAATGTCCTAGTAAACTCCCGCTTTCATCACTATAGGCTTCACAAATTAAGTTAGGATCATTTAAAACTTCTGGCGCAAAATTAATGCCCAAATACTCAGAATGAAACGATTCCAAAGAGTCTAATAACGCATTATCTTTTGGAACGCCTACATATTTCCTTACCCGTAATTGATCAATCACCGTGAAGTAAGGTGTGAGCATTTGGTTCAAGTAACTGTCCACCACCTCAGCATTATATACAAGTGAGTTCATATTTTCTTTTATGATACCCGACACATCCACATCAAACACTCTAGCCAGCAATACCTGCTTAGCCAACTTAGGAGTTGTTACCCCCCTTTCCCAACGGCTATAGGTGGTTAAATCTAGTTTCTCGAATGCTTGATGAGTACTAACAAGCCTATCCACCATTCCTTGTTGAGTAAACTCTTGGACGTTGCGAATGCTAAGCAACATATCTGCAAATAACTTATTCATATTCGAACTTCCACTTAGTTTACAACGTTGCACACTCTATAATATATAGCGAATTCCCATCGCAAGTTCTAACTAGTGATCTGCTCCAGCTAGACTGGACACTTCATTAAGCGACATTTTGCTTTTCAAAGTTAGCTGGGCTTAGATACCCAAGAACACTGTGCCTTCTCGTCTGATTATAATCAACCTCAATGTATTCGAAGATCGTTTAACGCACCTCTTCTCTTGTCATAATTGGCTCATATTGTATCGCTTCCACCTTCATGGAATGGAAGAATCTCTACACAGGCGTTGTCCCAGCGGTTTCATTTACGACTCATACTTTGCCTTAAATATAGGCGCTTATCAGTTCTCGGTAGTCTTTAGAACAGTACTGACTACTTCGGTCACTATGAACAATAACTTGCTCAGGGAAACCACGGCGGAATAAAGCCATCGAAAGTGCATCACTGACCAATGCAGCTATCATCCTCGTGTCCATCGACCAGCCCACGACTTGCCGTGAGTAAAGGTCAATGATTACAGCCAAGTACAACCAGCCCTCGCTGGTCGCTAAATAGATGATATCTCCCGCCCACTTCTGTTTCGGGCCAGTTGCAGTAAAGTCCTGCTCTAACAAATTAGGAGCAACTGGTAACCTATGATTAGTGTCCGTTGTACATTTAAACTTGCGAGCCCCTTTTGCTACTAGGCTTTGGTGCTTCATGCTACTGGCGATAGTCTTCACATTGTGATTATCCCCGTTATCAGCTAACTCTGCTTGAATGCGCCTAGCTCCGCCCCTACTTTTGCTGTTGTCGAACGCTTCTTTAACCTTTCAGTCTAAAGCTTGCCGAGCTTGCTCCCACAGGCAATTTTTATTCCAGTAATAAAACCCACTTCGCGATATGCCGAACACCTTAACCATCCGTGAAACACGGAAAAGCAGCAGATGTTCAAGCATAAATTCATAGCGATTTACTTTAGATTCTTCGCAAAATAGGTGGCGGATTTTTTACTATTTCTAGCTCTTCAGCTTGTTCCGCCAACTGCCTTTTGAGTTTCGCGACTTCTGCTGCTAATTCTTTTTCCCGCTCAGTAGTGCTGGAGTTCTTGTTTGCAGCTTAACCCAGCCATAGGTCTGAGATTCATGCAGAGATAGCTGTCTAGCAGCAACACCCACTTTTTCAGTAAGCTTGAGGGTTTTTGCTTTAAATTCAGGAGAATGGATAATACGTTTTTTCTTGTTTGTCATAGTTCACCTCGTTAGTGAATTTACTCACTTAACTCAGTGTCCAAAACTTCTGGTGCGGATCACTTCTGTATTTGAACCTTGGTTACTCAATATGCTAAAGCGCAGGCACCAAAGTGATCCTGTAAGTCAGAAAGAAATTGATAGCGAAATCACGCTCCTCAAACTTCAACCAAACTTTGAAGCACTTAAACAGGCTGTAGGCGAGCGGTTCTAGTTACCACATGCTCTCAGGCTAACGAACTGGAATTATCTTCAAGATATTTTGCACCTTGGGTCGGTGTCAATGAAGATCCAGTAACAGGATCAGCACATTGCGCCTTAGCTGTGTATTGGTCAAGAAAGCTAGGAAAGAGAGTACTTTCAGGGATATCAAGCATCTTCCCGAGAGGAATACGTTACTACAGAACTGTTGAGTAATGGACGAACTAAATTAATAGGATCCGCAGTGACAGCAACTAAAGGGACAATGCAAATATTAGATTAGCCACTCAACGTGCATACACAACATCACTTTGAGTTACTAAATACAAACACCAAAACCAAATTAAGGCGTTGGTATTTGTTTTATACTAAATATAAGTTCTTGGAAACATGCTAGTTATCAGGGGTAATCATCACCCGCATTGATTTAGGGTGAGAGAAGTCCAAATACTCACCATTGAATACTCGAACATTTTTTAATTCATCATTAGTGACGTTACCTTCAAATCTCGCAAGACGGTTATAGGAGAGGTTATCCCAGTCTGATAATAAAACACTAACACCACGATCAGTACCGACGGTAACTGCATGATTGTAGATCCAATTCGGCAGAGTGTACTGTGACCTTTTGCCCACAGGAAGACAAAAACTAACTGGGGAATATAAACTGGAAATACAACCAAGCTTCGTATCACTGACTTGAACACGCATTGATCTGGGCCTTGAAAAATCGAGATAATCACCATTCCTGGCTCTAATATGTTGGAGCTCATTATTCAATACTGAGCCATCAAAAACCGCAAGTCTGTTGTAAGATAAATTATCCCAATCGGACAGCATAACCTTAGTACCTCGATCATTGTCGAGATAAACTTCGTGCTTATAAATCCAACTAGGTAGACGATAGTCAGATCTAGCTCCAGGAGGCAGGCAATACTTAACGTCAGCGCTCAGACTGTGTATACACCCTAACTTAGTATCACTTTTGAGTACTCTCATTGATCTTGGGTGAGAAAAGTCTATGTACTCACCATTTTTTGCCTTTGCTCTTTTTAAATCTTTTTGAGTGGTAATCCCTTCAAACGTCGCGATACGGTTGTAAGATAGATTGTCCCAATCTGACAACATGACCTTTGTTCCTCTATCGTTATCAACGTAAACAGGATGCTTATGAATCCATTTAGGCAGTCGATAACCTGATCTTTGACCTACAGAAAGGCAATATTTTTCACCACTCATAAGGCTCACAATACAACCTTTTGCCGTTTTTTGTTCAATGGGAGGTAATGTTCCACTCACATCATAAAACGGCGTGCACCCTTCTAGATATGTAGGCTCAGAGACGACAAACCCAGTAACGCTACATGCTTGTATTTCGAGTTCATCTGTTAATATGCGGCCGGCTTTGTTGCGTAATTCAATGGAACTAAATCAAGAACCTACGATCTGATCAGCTACCTCCACTCTATCTCGTAGTCCTATGCCTAAGCCTCGTTATAAAACAACCAACTGGAAGCAATACAACCGATCACTCATTAACCGTGGTTCTCTGACTTTTTGGATTGATGAAGAAGCAATAAGCGGATGGGCGCAAAGCAAACAGAATAAGCGCGGTAGGCCGCGTCGGTTCAGTGATTTAGCTATCACGACAGCACTCATGGTCAAACGAGTTTTTTCTATGCCATTGAGAGCGCTGCAAGGATTTATCGACTCGATATTTAGGTTAGCCCATGTACCGTTAAGTTGTCCGCATTACACCTGCATCAGTCGTAGAGCCAAGCAAGTTGAGGTTTCATTTAAGACTAAAACGAGAGGAGCGATACAGCACCTAGCCATTGATGCTACTGGCCTTAAGGTTTATGGCGAAGGTGAATGGAAAGTCAAAAAACATGGGACGGATGGCAAGCGTAGAGTCTGGCGAAAGCTGCATATTGCAGTCGATACCAACACTCATGAGATCATTGCCGCCGAGCTAAGTTTATCGACGGTTACAGATGGAGAAGTACTCCCGAACTTACTGAAACAAACACGCCGAAGTATCCTTGAGGTGTCTGGTGATGGCGCTTACGACACGAGAGCGTGTCACGCTGCTATTAAGATTAAGGGAGCTATTGCGCTTATTCCCCCAAGAGAAGGGGCTGCCTTCTGGGAGCGTGGTCACCCTCGAAATTTCGCCGTGGGTTGCCAGAAATTATACGACTCAAATAAGTATTGGAAAGAGCGGTATGGATACCACAAACGTTCACTCTCAGAAACAGCGATGTATCGAGTTAAACAGTTGCTAGGAGGGAAACTGAGCTTAAGAAATTACAATGCCCAGGTGGGTGAAACTTACGCGATGATAAAAGCGTTGAACAAGCTTACTGGGTTAGGTATGCCTGAAACTTGTCGTATTGACTAAGAAACAAGCGAAACGGGTTGGCTCTATCTCTAAATTTAATTACGCAACAAAGCCTATGCGGCCTTCCAAATAGGTTTTATCTACCTCTTTGAGCAATTGACTACTGCGCACCAACCCTTTTTGGTCTATGTGCGCTGTATAAATAAAAGTAACGGTACCAGAGACTATATCTAGCTCCGTTAAACTAATCGGTTGATGGTCAATAGCTAGCTTATCAGGCTCGATAAATCGGATGTTAAGGAATGCTATGTTACTAGATATCTGTCCGGTCGTTGAGTTCGTTTGGTTGGTGTTCAAACACTCATACTTAGAGCACTGCACTTCTTCATCATGTCGAACACAAAATGACACATAATTGACGTCAGCAATCGAATCTTCATATAGATAGGGTTTGGTAGAAATAACGCCTCCGTTAGTATCCGCCCAATAAAATTCACGAAAATCACCATTTTCTTCAAAATTAGTGACGGCTTTATTCTCTACATATCCGAATACTACTTTTCCAACACTCGGATCTAAGTTTTCAAACCTTATATTAACGTCTGCATTGGCATTTGGAAAAAGCAGCAAGACCTAACGCAATAATAATTCCTCTTAAAGCGACCATTTAAATATAACCTCCCGTATTAAAATAAATAAAGTATGAGAAATACACCATTTAACACCAAAAAATCAGAATAGAGATAAATCATCGATACTGTCACGTAAGGGGAAAACAACATACTTATATCACTGAGGTGTAGGCCTTTGATAAATCCTAAGGTTCAATTAGGGAAAGTTGAACTGGTCATAGAATAAAAATAACTTGAAGCCATATTAAGCTTGGTCAGTATAACGTTTTGGTGTTTAATTAGGTTGGTATCCAAAAAAAATAGCTTTCTATACAGAGTATAGAAAACTATCAAAAAGTTAGTTTACTTTTGCTTCATACAAGAAAATAAACCATGGTACGATGTATTATCTGCTGGCTGAACCGAGTTGTCATCGGACACAACTACAGTGTCATTCCAAACGATACCAGGGATAGGGAAAGGCCCATCTACGATATCTTTTGACCAATAGTTAGTAAATGCAGGCCAACTCGCGGAGTTATACCCATCTTCCGCAGACTTTAACAGCAATAGTTCATTAGTTGAAGGTGACGAATAGTTGGGGCCTATACTCTCACAATATTTTTCTTGGAGGTTTTCATTATTCGACATTAATGGACTAGCCGCATAGTACACGCCATTAACTGAACGTGAACGGATGTATGAATGTCCTGGGAAAAGTGCGGAAAACTGCTCTGCTGTAGGACTCTTAGCCCAGCCATCGATTGTCTCATCGGCTTCAATTACCCTCGTGTCACAATCTAAAGGAAGAAAGGTACTAGAACCTGCAGTCGCGAAGCCAATGCCACATACCTTAATTACGGATGCGTCACCTAAGTTAATATCAGCCTCTCTAGTTACGGTTTCATTTAAGCTACTGTGCACAAAGGACGGTTCTTCTGGGTAATAACGTTGTGCTGATACAAGGTAGTTATCATTTTGATCTTGGATAGAGTAGTAAACCATAGCAAACTTAGGCTCATTTGACGAAAGTACTTCTTCGAGACTAGTAAGTTCTCCCGAATAAGAAAGATCCAGCTCTAATTTGACGGTCTCGTCACCTGAGTAGATTGGAGCATCGTTTGCTACACTTTGCTTAATATCCCATAGATCATCGATATTAAGAACTGTCGAACGTAAACTACGATTGTACAAATCTGGATTACCGCGCTCAACATGTAAAGAGTTAGAGCACGTTACCTCAACTTTCTCCTCCAACCCATTAGGCGTATTTACGATTGCTTGACACAGTCTGACTTGTGAGTTCGCGTCCATCATCGACGGTATGAATACAACGCCTTTTGCCAGTACGCGGTTTTCTTGGTTTACCCAGTAGTAATTGTTTTCTTCTCCTTGCTTGTTAAAGTGAAAAATCGCGCCCCCGTTTTTTGAGGCCACGATAGGCTCACCGACATATGTAGATTCCGCTTTCTCTCCCTGTGTTTGAGATAGTGACGTAATTTCCAAACTGTTTGC harbors:
- a CDS encoding IS5 family transposase; this encodes MPKPRYKTTNWKQYNRSLINRGSLTFWIDEEAISGWAQSKQNKRGRPRRFSDLAITTALMVKRVFSMPLRALQGFIDSIFRLAHVPLSCPHYTCISRRAKQVEVSFKTKTRGAIQHLAIDATGLKVYGEGEWKVKKHGTDGKRRVWRKLHIAVDTNTHEIIAAELSLSTVTDGEVLPNLLKQTRRSILEVSGDGAYDTRACHAAIKIKGAIALIPPREGAAFWERGHPRNFAVGCQKLYDSNKYWKERYGYHKRSLSETAMYRVKQLLGGKLSLRNYNAQVGETYAMIKALNKLTGLGMPETCRID
- a CDS encoding helix-turn-helix transcriptional regulator; this encodes MNKLFADMLLSIRNVQEFTQQGMVDRLVSTHQAFEKLDLTTYSRWERGVTTPKLAKQVLLARVFDVDVSGIIKENMNSLVYNAEVVDSYLNQMLTPYFTVIDQLRVRKYVGVPKDNALLDSLESFHSEYLGINFAPEVLNDPNLICEAYSDESGSLLGHFLYGFVERGCCNESLKVDTTECPFVDKLANSTSLYVVSCFGSLPACRMTLLVSILNLLKNNPRCHSLLINNHDQTAFNLLNVPSMTPEIRNKGVVLANGGIKLGSKRYRFLQVEVEAQRILSEKAFIELVVHSEQYLDVLRMDS
- a CDS encoding spondin domain-containing protein, with the protein product MALSLNLITQQSPSNSHFSPLIGMTHNTSASLFQRGSQSSPGVEEVAETGSTNVIKSEIGDIQNLGNSQSLIEGGGLPNGQSQLELTFDIDEDFPLVSIITMVAPSPDWFVGVDSLNLYQNGTWVDQVQVDLKVYDSGTDSGVTFGSANSDSSPKMNIELLTSNISDADFVDGIHRTTGAYIGTFTFKRQ
- a CDS encoding PhzF family phenazine biosynthesis protein produces the protein MELSSRYFAPWVGVNEDPVTGSAHCALAVYWSRKLGKRVLSGISSIFPRGIRYYRTVE